A single region of the Candidatus Poribacteria bacterium genome encodes:
- a CDS encoding CDP-alcohol phosphatidyltransferase family protein encodes MALKAPVHQFTETQSIQITRRDFLYVSNILSVFRLLTVPFIFYFIYNAQWLSAIVCGAVAVISDLLDGFFARYLKQHTQLGYILDPVADKLALTAGIFALVLSKTDFPKWAFAIIVVRDISIVLGNVVLAYKAKMITRSNLWGKCTSFFLSIVVMFYLLRPIVSRLPAKIEFYSLCLALVFVFISTVSYAHHMFRVLETQSR; translated from the coding sequence ATGGCACTAAAAGCACCTGTTCACCAATTTACTGAAACGCAGTCAATTCAAATTACACGTCGGGATTTCCTTTACGTTAGCAATATCCTGTCGGTTTTCCGGCTACTCACGGTACCGTTTATCTTTTACTTCATTTACAATGCGCAATGGCTATCCGCAATTGTTTGTGGTGCTGTGGCCGTTATCAGCGACCTGTTAGATGGGTTCTTCGCTCGGTATTTAAAACAGCACACACAGCTCGGTTATATATTAGATCCAGTTGCGGACAAGCTTGCACTAACGGCTGGAATTTTTGCGCTTGTGCTATCGAAGACCGATTTTCCGAAGTGGGCATTCGCTATTATTGTTGTTCGTGATATTTCGATTGTACTCGGCAATGTTGTCTTGGCGTATAAGGCAAAAATGATCACCCGCTCTAATCTTTGGGGCAAATGTACCAGTTTCTTTCTGTCGATTGTTGTGATGTTTTATCTGCTGCGACCGATAGTGTCACGCTTACCAGCCAAGATTGAATTTTACAGTCTTTGCTTGGCGTTGGTATTTGTTTTTATCTCAACGGTGAGTTATGCGCACCACATGTTCCGCGTGTTAGAAACACAGAGTCGTTAA
- a CDS encoding sulfatase has translation MSTKQPNVLWIYGEDLSPDLGCYGTPAVKTPNVDRLASEGTRYANAFVTCPVCSPSRSALITGTYQTHFDAHNHRSNRDKPLRADMKLITDCFREAGYFTCNSPGPPYNRPGKTDFNFQREQPFDGIDWSERADGQPFYAQINIPDTHRVFKPDPERPVSPEDVELPPYYPDHPLTRKDWALYLESIQILDRKVGQILKRLDDEGLSENTIIFFMSDHGRAHIRCKQFLYDGGTHIPLIVRWPGHVEPGTIDNRLISGVDFAPTTLSLTGVDIPDFMQGQVFLGSDATSRDAIFAARDRCDGTDDRIRCIRTHRYKLIRNCQPERPYMQFNGYKKQQYPLWSLMPLLSANDELSPAQQHFMQQTRPTEELYDLETDPYEINNLATDPQYDTVRSELAAQLDAWMVETGDLGEIPESTEVTTYWDENMAERFKQNMEKRGLSHDISDADYVTWWENHLLT, from the coding sequence ATGTCCACAAAACAGCCAAACGTTCTCTGGATTTATGGTGAGGATCTTTCTCCCGATCTCGGCTGTTACGGCACACCCGCCGTGAAAACACCAAACGTTGATCGACTCGCATCGGAGGGCACTCGTTATGCCAATGCGTTTGTCACGTGTCCGGTCTGTTCACCGAGTCGCTCCGCGCTCATCACAGGCACATATCAGACGCACTTTGATGCACACAACCATCGAAGCAACCGCGATAAGCCGCTGCGAGCGGATATGAAACTCATCACCGATTGTTTCCGAGAGGCAGGTTATTTTACGTGCAATAGTCCGGGACCGCCATACAATCGTCCCGGAAAGACCGATTTTAATTTTCAGCGCGAACAACCCTTTGATGGCATCGACTGGAGCGAACGGGCTGACGGACAACCCTTTTACGCACAAATTAACATTCCAGACACACACCGCGTCTTCAAGCCGGATCCAGAACGTCCTGTTTCCCCTGAGGATGTCGAATTACCACCTTACTATCCAGACCATCCGCTAACTCGGAAAGATTGGGCACTCTATCTTGAAAGCATTCAGATTTTGGATAGGAAAGTCGGGCAGATTCTCAAACGGCTGGATGATGAGGGACTCTCGGAGAATACCATCATCTTTTTCATGAGCGACCACGGACGGGCACATATCCGTTGCAAGCAGTTCCTCTATGATGGCGGCACCCATATTCCACTTATCGTTCGATGGCCCGGACATGTTGAACCCGGTACCATTGACAACAGACTCATCAGCGGTGTTGATTTCGCACCGACAACCCTATCCCTCACCGGTGTTGACATCCCTGACTTCATGCAAGGTCAAGTTTTCCTCGGTTCAGACGCGACATCGCGCGATGCCATTTTCGCAGCACGAGACCGATGTGATGGAACAGACGATAGGATCCGGTGCATCCGGACACACCGCTATAAACTGATTCGCAACTGTCAGCCCGAACGTCCGTATATGCAGTTCAACGGCTACAAAAAACAGCAGTATCCGCTTTGGAGTTTGATGCCGTTGTTGTCTGCAAACGACGAGTTATCCCCTGCGCAACAGCATTTCATGCAACAGACGCGTCCGACTGAAGAGTTGTATGATCTGGAGACGGATCCGTATGAAATTAATAACCTCGCTACGGATCCACAGTATGATACCGTGCGAAGCGAACTCGCCGCGCAGCTTGACGCATGGATGGTGGAGACAGGAGACCTGGGCGAGATACCTGAATCTACAGAGGTTACTACGTATTGGGATGAAAACATGGCGGAAAGGTTCAAGCAAAACATGGAGAAACGGGGACTCTCACACGATATAAGCGATGCAGATTACGTCACATGGTGGGAGAACCACCTACTAACGTGA